Proteins encoded in a region of the Vicia villosa cultivar HV-30 ecotype Madison, WI linkage group LG5, Vvil1.0, whole genome shotgun sequence genome:
- the LOC131604558 gene encoding two-component response regulator ORR24-like: MASVINEMPKRKKEQHHDDDDNDSLSSHNNKKPRRVVWSDDLHAKFVDAVDVLGIANSKVVPSKIVSLMNVDGITTAHVASHLQRYRLRNKEAAHEADRDRVPSTKILQATDQSQNITNSSFNKKHVHQSHTQMYSPTGFNMSGVSPSTLIQSQNINIHPPPSTFPRNHYTSSAPTHVNQYTTPLGFPTTFDDFHGSSASSTLIQPIQSQAINNTSSIIHSPPSTFPIYHHTSTFPTIGNQSTTPLRFPTTFDNFHNVGGTFLGSSSTLIQPNQSQAINNSSSIIHPTPYKFPIYHQSPTFPTLVNQSTTPLEFPTTSHFHDIRATNYPFVGPSSKTTRSISDYEDLIREPQLLPFPHNSLPVLESHKTSQNSQMNSQHAHNVEPIIVGSSASLEDTNYNLRNDDSFIDFSAEETDPQTLEDIRKMGEGIEDDDLLNSWKRFLEEDVTNLM, encoded by the exons ATGGCTTCGGTGATTAACGAAATGCCTAAAAGAAAGAAAGAGCAACATCATGATGATGATGACAATGACTCATTGTCGTCACATAATAATAAGAAACCTCGTCGTGTGGTTTGGTCTGATGATCTTCATGCAAAGTTTGTTGATGCTGTTGATGTACTTGGCATTGCAAATTCAAAGGTTGTTCCGAGTAAAATAGTTTCTTTAATGAATGTTGATGGAATTACTACCGCTCATGTCGCTAGCCATCTCCAG AGATACAGACTTCGTAACAAAGAGGCTGCACATGAAGCTGATAGAGATAGGGTTCCTTCAACAAAGATTCTTCAGGCTACTGATCAATCTCAAAACATCACCAACAGCTCCTTTAACAAAAAGCATGTCCATCAATCTCACACACAAATGTACTCTCCAACCGGTTTCAACATGAGTGGAGTCTCTCCTTCAACACTAATTCAATCTCAAAATATCAACATCCATCCACCACCATCCACTTTTCCTAGAAATCATTACACCTCTAGTGCTCCAACTCATGTTAACCAATATACTACTCCACTTGGATTTCCAACAACCTTCGACGACTTCCATGGATCATCTGCTTCTTCAACACTCATTCAACCTATTCAATCTCAAGCTATCAACAACACCTCGTCAATCATCCATTCACCACCATCCACATTTCCTATATATCATCACACCTCTACTTTTCCAACTATTGGTAACCAATCTACAACTCCACTTCGATTTCCAACAACCTTCGACAACTTCCATAATGTAGGAGGGACATTTCTTGGATCTTCTTCAACACTCATTCAACCTAATCAATCTCAAGCTATTAACAACAGCTCGTCAATCATCCATCCAACACCGTACAAGTTTCCAATATATCATCAAAGCCCTACTTTTCCAACTCTTGTTAACCAATCTACAACTCCCCTTGAATTTCCAACAACATCCCACTTCCATGACATTAGGGCTACTAACTACCCTTTTGTTGGACCTTCTTCAAAAACCACAAGAAGCATTTCGGATTATGAAGATCTGATAAGGGAACCTCAGCTACTTCCGTTTCCCCACAATTCTTTGCCAGTGTTGGAGTCTCACAAAACAAGTCAAAATAGTCAAATGAATTCACAGCATGCACATAATGTAGAGCCAATTATTGTTGGATCATCTGCTTCTTTGGAAGACACAAACTATAATCTGCGGAATGATGATAGTTTTATTGACTTTTCCGCTGAAGAAACAGATCCTCAGACTTTAGAGGACATTAGAAAGATGGGGGAAGGCATAGAAGATGATGATCTCCTTAACTCTTGGAAGCGCTTTCTAGAAGAGGATGTCACTAATCTTATGTGA
- the LOC131601605 gene encoding uncharacterized protein LOC131601605 isoform X1, giving the protein MLFNYTDAVQNTLKLNMKVQVGELDGVKRVITVNFSLHLCEMSVDLNRGETLPIHINMTFPSLPCDVLSVDAIDMSGKHEVDLDTNIWKEELKKHMVEEAGSSHNSQAIKDSTS; this is encoded by the exons ATGTTATTTAACTACACAGATGCAGTTCAGAATACACTTAAACTTAACATGAAAGTCCAAGTAGGGGAGCTAGACGGAGTCAAGAGAGTGATCACAGTCAACTTCAGCCTTCACCTTTGTGAG ATGTCAGTGGACTTGAATCGTGGAGAGACTCTTCCGAttcatataaatatgacattccCTTCTTTACCTTGTGATG TTTTGAGTGTGGATGCTATTGATATGTCGGGCAAGCATGAGGTGGATCTTGATACTAACATATGGAAA GAAGAGTTAAAGAAGCACATGGTAGAGGAGGCAGGTAGCTCACATAATTCTCAAGCCATCAAAGATTCTACAAGCTGA
- the LOC131601605 gene encoding uncharacterized protein LOC131601605 isoform X2 encodes MKVQVGELDGVKRVITVNFSLHLCEMSVDLNRGETLPIHINMTFPSLPCDVLSVDAIDMSGKHEVDLDTNIWKEELKKHMVEEAGSSHNSQAIKDSTS; translated from the exons ATGAAAGTCCAAGTAGGGGAGCTAGACGGAGTCAAGAGAGTGATCACAGTCAACTTCAGCCTTCACCTTTGTGAG ATGTCAGTGGACTTGAATCGTGGAGAGACTCTTCCGAttcatataaatatgacattccCTTCTTTACCTTGTGATG TTTTGAGTGTGGATGCTATTGATATGTCGGGCAAGCATGAGGTGGATCTTGATACTAACATATGGAAA GAAGAGTTAAAGAAGCACATGGTAGAGGAGGCAGGTAGCTCACATAATTCTCAAGCCATCAAAGATTCTACAAGCTGA